AACAAAAATTGAAATGCAGAATCCTGCATCAGCTAGTGATCAGGTTGAAGTTAAATATCCGGAACAAAATGTTGAAGTCAATCAAAATGCTAATTTGCCGGTTGACAAAACTGCAATTCTTTTTAAAGTTCAGATAGGTGCATTTAAAGAGCAGATCCCTGTAAATAAAGTTACACAGTTTTTAGAAATGGCTGCTAACCACGGATTAGATCATGAACGCGATGAAACAGGTTCGAATGTTTATTCAGTAGGTAAATTCAAAACATATGATGAGGCTGTGAAAATGCGAGATGTTTTAATTAATGAAGGAGTTCAAGATGCCTTTGTTGTTGCATATAATGGAAAAGTTAAAATTTCTGTAAATGATGCAAAAAATATACTGAATCAATAAATTTTGTAATTTTGTACCCTAAATTTTATTATTCAACGTATGACGTTATTAGAAAAAATTAAATCAAAACCTTCACCAGTAGGTGTAAAAGATGAAGAAACAACACGTGATATGTTTCTTGTTCTTTATAATGATGAAGTTAATACATTCGAATTTGTTATTGAATCTTTAGTTGATGTATGTAATCATATGCCAGAACAAGCCGAGCAATGTGCATTAATTACACATCTTAAAGGAAAATGTGATGTTAAAAAAGGATCATACAATTATCTGAAGTTAATGAAAGATAGTTTAATTTCTAAGGGGCTTTCTGCTGTAATAGAATAAATAATATATTTTCTTTCAAATAATTTTGTTGGTAGGTTTCAATTTTGTACTTTTGCGACCTTTCAGGAGAGATGGGTGAGTGGCTGAAACCAACAGTTTGCTAAACTGTCGTACTGAGTAATTGGTACCGGGGGTTCGAATCCCCCTCTCTCCGCGAAAATCCATTGTAAAAAGAAGCAAAACCCTGATTTTGAGAGAAGTCAGGGTTTTTTATTTCTCTAAAACAACGCAAAAACACACCATTTTCGGGGTAGTTTGGTGTTCTATTCGGTTGCATAAGATTCCCCAAAAAAAAACAACCGAATAAGGTGCGATTTCTCTCTTATGCAGTACTTTACATTTCGTCTTTTTGAGCTAAAAATTATACATTTAACCAAAAAAGAGGATGCAAATTATGGAAAAAAGAACAACCATGGGCCTAATATTTTTCATTAAGAAAACTAGGCTGTTAAGAAACGGAGAAGCTCCGGTTTATTTAAGAATTACTATTAAAAGTAAAAGAGTTTAAATTGCTTTAAACAGAAGCATTTATGAAAAACTTTGGGGTAGTGAAATTGGAACTGCAATAGGAAACAGTCAGGAAGCTAAAATGATAAATGGCTACATTGACAGTGTTCGAACACAGATTCATAATTACATGAAGATCCTGAGAGAAGACGATATTGAAATAACGGCTGAAAGTCTAAGAAATGCTTATCTGGGTATTGAAGAAACTGAAAAGGGAATTATTTAACTTTTTAAAGAGCACAACGAAAATGTAAAAAAACTTATTGGAAAAGACTTTGCACCTGAAACTGTAGAACGATATGAAACCAGTTTGATGCACACTGAAAATTTCATTAAATTATTTTATAAAAAAACAGAACTCCCAATCTCACAAATCAATCACAAATTCATTACTGATTATGAATTGTACTTTAAAACTGAAAGAAATTGTTCACACAACACTACAATGAAGTACATTAAAAACTTCAGAAAAATTATTCGCATTGCTCTTGCAAACGGAATTATAAAAACTGATCCTTTCTCAAACTTTAAAATGACAATAAAAAAGGTGGATAGAGAATATTTGAACGAAGAAGAATTAGAAATTCTACTAAATAAAAAATTTGATTTTCAACGATTAGAACAAGTAAGAGACTGTTTCCTTTTTTCATGCTTTACAGGTCTTGCACATTCCGATTTAAAAAGATTAACAAAAGAAAATATAGTTACCGGAACAGATGGTAAATTATGGGTTAAAATTAATCGTAAAAAAACAAATAATTTAAGCAGCATCCCCATATTACCGATAACTAAAAGCTTAATTGAGAAATATGCATATAATGAATATTGCATGACTCATAATGTCCTTCTTCCAGTTTACACAAACCAAAGAATGAATGCATATTTAAAGGAATTAGCCCTAATTTGTAAAATAAATAAAAACCTGTCAAGCCATATAGCTAGGCATACTTTTGCTACAACTGTAACACTTAACAATGATGTTCCCATTGAAACTGTTTCTAAAATACTTGGACATTCTTCTATTAATATGATAAAAATTTATGCAAGATTACTTGATAAAAAGGTTGGAAACGATATTAAACATTTGCATGATAAGTTTTCAATTATTAAATAGGAACATAAATTAATGCCTTTTAGAAGAATTTGTTATATAAGAAAAGTATTTTTCGGAAATTTTGATAATTAAATATAATAACTATTTTTGACATTTTATTTTAATTTTCAAAAGTAGATAAAATATGAAATTTTTAAAAAAATCAATATTCTTTTTAGGATTATTCATTTTAAGTCCATTAAGCAGTATTTTTGGACAAACTCCATTGAACGATCCCAATTGGATTCCAAGCCCTTTAGGTATAAGTAATGAATTTAATCAGCCTATTGGTTCTTCGCTACCAAGTACTTGGAAATTGTTTGAACAAACTCCACAAAATACTGTTTTTCACTCTTTTGTTTCTTGTAATGGAGGAATCTATGCTGGTACAGATTTTGGTGTTTTCTTTTTGGATACTATTGGAGTAACAAATCTCCATAAAATAGATAATAGTTGGATACCCAAAAATAACGGTTTAACAAATTTTAATATAAATTGCATAAATAATAATGGTAGTAATATTTTTGCTGGTTCAAATTCTGGTGTGTTTTTGTCAACTGATAACGGAAATAGTTGGATACAAAAAGGCTTGTCTACATATAAAATAATAGCAATAGCAACTAGTGGTAATAATATTTTTGCTAGTACTTACGGTTACGATGGTGTGTTTTTGTCCACTGACAATGGAAATAGTTGGGTTGATATTAATAACGGATTACCAGAAACTAATATTCAAACTTTAACAATAAGTGGAAACAATATATTTGCTGGTACAAATGAAAATGGTGTGTTTTTATCTACTAATAATGGAAGTAGCTGGACTCAAAAAGGTTTATTTGGTTATGGGATAACAGCATTAGTGGTAAACGGAAGCGAAATTTTTGCAGGTACAGTTAACAATGGAGTTTTTTATTCTGCAAATAATGGAAGTAGCTGGTCTCAAAAAGGTCTATTTGGTTATGGGATAACAGCATTAGCAATAAATTCACAAAATATTTGTGCAAGCACAAATAATGATAAAGTTTTTTTATCCTTTGACAATGGAAACTTATGGAATGAAATTGGATCAAATAAAATTGTGAAATCAATTATTTTATTAGGAGATACTAACCAAATTGTAGGTACTAATAAAGATGCATTTTTATTTAATGGTGTTAATTGGATTATTAAAAACACAGGTATAAATAATGCTGTAAATAAAATAAATAATATCACATTTGAATCTAGAACAACTGATCCTTCTGATACAACTTATTTAACTTTCACCTCCAATTGGAATCAAACTACTGGGCAATTTAATTCAGGTGGAATTATAACTGCTTGGCAAAATGACCCAAATAATAATCTAGATCCAAATTATTCTTATAGATATTATTCTCCATATGGTTTTTATGAATCTAGGTTAATATTTGCACCAGGTAATAATGATATGTGGCAAACATTTTGGATGTATTATGGAGGATCAGAAAATACACCATATGGAGAAATTGATATATCAGAAAAATATTATGCATTAAGTGAATCTGAATCTTCAACAAACATTTGGTATGGTATACCACCAAATAACACCATACAATCATTTGGTGCAG
The window above is part of the Bacteroidia bacterium genome. Proteins encoded here:
- a CDS encoding ATP-dependent Clp protease adaptor ClpS, translated to MTLLEKIKSKPSPVGVKDEETTRDMFLVLYNDEVNTFEFVIESLVDVCNHMPEQAEQCALITHLKGKCDVKKGSYNYLKLMKDSLISKGLSAVIE
- a CDS encoding site-specific integrase translates to MGKDFAPETVERYETSLMHTENFIKLFYKKTELPISQINHKFITDYELYFKTERNCSHNTTMKYIKNFRKIIRIALANGIIKTDPFSNFKMTIKKVDREYLNEEELEILLNKKFDFQRLEQVRDCFLFSCFTGLAHSDLKRLTKENIVTGTDGKLWVKINRKKTNNLSSIPILPITKSLIEKYAYNEYCMTHNVLLPVYTNQRMNAYLKELALICKINKNLSSHIARHTFATTVTLNNDVPIETVSKILGHSSINMIKIYARLLDKKVGNDIKHLHDKFSIIK
- a CDS encoding family 16 glycosylhydrolase, whose translation is MKFLKKSIFFLGLFILSPLSSIFGQTPLNDPNWIPSPLGISNEFNQPIGSSLPSTWKLFEQTPQNTVFHSFVSCNGGIYAGTDFGVFFLDTIGVTNLHKIDNSWIPKNNGLTNFNINCINNNGSNIFAGSNSGVFLSTDNGNSWIQKGLSTYKIIAIATSGNNIFASTYGYDGVFLSTDNGNSWVDINNGLPETNIQTLTISGNNIFAGTNENGVFLSTNNGSSWTQKGLFGYGITALVVNGSEIFAGTVNNGVFYSANNGSSWSQKGLFGYGITALAINSQNICASTNNDKVFLSFDNGNLWNEIGSNKIVKSIILLGDTNQIVGTNKDAFLFNGVNWIIKNTGINNAVNKINNITFESRTTDPSDTTYLTFTSNWNQTTGQFNSGGIITAWQNDPNNNLDPNYSYRYYSPYGFYESRLIFAPGNNDMWQTFWMYYGGSENTPYGEIDISEKYYALSESESSTNIWYGIPPNNTIQSFGAETFISQSLLTNSFHRYAVDWSPNRLIFYLDGKMIREIYNNSLIPTYKQLVTIGSGPDLPSNYGLGFSPSVRKMYVDYVHAFVLRKDCLTSKTITNIYPFDGFIYQVYNNVTLDCSTLITIPSTAKIAFRATNSILIKGDVIISQGAEFGIYPTNCTENN